TGCTCAGAGAGCAGGCTTCACAACTACAGATCTAAGATCAGCAGACCATGTATGTAGCAAAGGCTTACATCACTGAAGTTGAGCAACATGATTAAATGTTCACGTATGGAGTGGAAGTGTGAAAGTAATGATCTTTAGGCGGCATATTCAGTAAGCTCTATAATGATCCCTACCTATGTGAAAAAATACGAATGATGGTGGAACGTGAGGTGCGTAACAAGTAAGGTGCGATACAAACTTTATTCTACTGTATGTGCTAGCATGAAGACAAGTGTGTAATTGCCTCAACCATTGCTCATCCACATTGACCAGCCCCCTGTAGCATGCAGTGATCAATTGATCAGATTTTAAGCTTCATtaagggatgtttttttttctaagtttGTACAccaatttaaaaaagaaaaacatgtacCTTTCTGTTGGGATAACCACTTTGACTATGGCTTGCGACAGAGTCTGTATATGAAGTCACATCAGATAATAAACATAGAATGTGAGTATTGTTAAAAAGGCAACAggtgaaaaatataaaaaatgcattttaaaagtgCAGAGACAACAACTTTTCCTTACTTCTGTCACTTACACTAAAGGCCACACATACCTGATACTTATCCACACACTAAGATTTAAATATACCCACACGTTCAGCTACATTTTAATGACAGAATCTATCACCCAAAGAATCTAAAACCTGTACTGACTGCTCAATACAAAGGCTAACATCTTACCACCACAGCTAACAAAATACCATATCCCATGAGAAAATCCGAGGCTGACATGGTGAGTTACCTTCTCGAACTCCTCCTTGTTTTTgggtggaggaaggaggggagcATTGGGGTTCTTTAGCCTCTCTCGGGGCTGTGCGTTGAATGGTAGGCCAGAGGGAGGTGGTGGGAGTGTATGCTCCATCATGGAAGGAGGGATGTAGATGGGATGGGGTGGAATGGGCACACCTTTGCCCCATCCTAATTTCATCTCAAAGTTCATAATCATCTTTCCTGAAATGGTAacagatgtatatatatatatatatatatatttattaacatACAAGGGCAAGAAAAACCAGAATGTAGTATAAAGAAACATAGCTTGGTACCATTGAGGTTCTTGAGTGCTCGCTCAGCATCCCTCCTGTTCATGAAAGCTACAAAGCCACAGTTTCTCTCCCGAGCCCTCTCCTCATCTGTCCTTGGCCACATGATTTTCACGCTGGCCAGTGGGCCGTAGCGGCCAAATTCTTGACACAGCATTTCCTCGTTCATCTAGGAAACACCAGTGATAGGTACCGAGttaaatattacattatatGTGGACACGGAAACTTAGGTTATAAACAGCACATTCCATTAGACTCTAGAAAATCACCTGAACCATGCTCAGTTGGACTTTGTACAAGGGAGATTGCAGGATAAAGTCTATATCATGTCCATTATATGCAAACTAACCTGTGGATTAATGTTTCCAAGATACAAGTTTGTAGTAGATGGGTCTCCAACGTCATGGGAACCTGGCGCACAATCATCCAAAActacagacacagagaagagaaagtaattccctgctgctgctgctgtttggcaaGACATATTGTCTTAGCAAGATGAAGATTTTTAGGGCTACTATATTTAGTGAAAATTACCACTGGATGGACGGTTTCTTCTTGAAGAACCATCCGctaaaagaagcagaaaagcgGTGTAAATTTTGTTTCAGGGCAAAAGTGGACAAATGGGTTGGGGTGTGGAGTAAGTGTGCAGGACAAGGCCCTTTCAGCCCAAGTTGTTAGTACATGTAAAAGTTGTGGAAGTTAAAAACACTTACACGATCGTCTTCCGTCCATTCCAGAGAGAGGTTCAAAACGGCTAACGCGTCCTTTCATCCTGTGTCTTTCATCTCTTTCTTCCTGTATTCTGTAAGAAACCACATAGAAAAGTTACATACTATTTATGTTGCCGTTATTAGAACTTTAATTCTCTGCATTTCATCTGGGAACTGCTAGTTTTCATTTCTATAAATCACATATTATTATGTTGGAACTTACTGCTTAAGTTCTTCTTTGAAAAGCTCCAAgttactcttcttcttctctttttcatttcctttctttACAGTCTGTAACACAGATGAGTAAATTAATTATTAACAAAGTAAAAGCATTATTTAATACAGGAGCAATAAAAACTATTTGCTGACTGTGGTATACTTACATGTCTTTTGTCTAGTGCTAAAAACTGAGGTGGGGTTTCCAAAGGCAAGATGCTCTTTGTTTGGCTCTCAAAGCGTGACTTGGGCTTGTACAGCTTTCCTCTCttgtcatcagctgctgcttcctctgcaAGAAGAAATAATTATACCAAATTGCCCTATGCTGCCTTTTTCACTCTGCATTTGTTGCTAACtggaaaatacattttaaacaccGTACCTTTTGAAGCGTTTGCAAGACCACCACGGACAAAGGCCTTGACTttcccatctcctcctcctccttcaaaAGCAGCAAGAAATTCCTCATAAATCTCTGCTGCTGCCCGCTCGTCCTcctgaacacaaaaacaagtacAACAGTCatgaaaaacatgttattaCAAAAACGCTTTTACCCAAACAAATTAGAAAATCTTCTAAAACGGGAAGTCAATGTTTACCTTTTTCTTGATTTCGTCTTGTTCCTTTTTGCTTAGTGTCCTCTTTGCCACTGCCATTTTGCCAATGCTGAAAGACTTGAGTTTGCTCTCAAGCAGCGCCTGTTGATGTAAACAAAGCACGGTTGGCTTTGAACGGGTATTTCAAAATCACTATAACAACTATGTATGGCTGTATTACCACTGACAGTTATTACTAAAAAAATGCATCACTTCAGGAAACGCGCTTTGCTGATATTCACGTACTGTTAATCAGCATGGCAGCGATCATATTGACAGTTGAGTTCATGTGGATCCATTACAGTTATTTCATACAACTCACGCTACGCTGTAAAGTAAGTGGTGTCTATGTTGACCTAATCTGGTGATCATTCTGCAAGTTGTATTCCATGAATGTTTATATGTACCTTCATAATCAATAAATTTAGCTAGAGGCCTATCCAGCCTGTATTTGGTGCAGCGCCACTGACTGAATGCATTACGCCAACCGACGACAGAATGCTACAAGGAGCTAAAAAGCTAATATACCGTTAGGCCCGACTTCCCAAATTTAATATTCACAATTATTGATTGCAAATACATATCAGCACACTTCTTCGTGGAGATTGGCTATGTCTGCATCAGGTGGTTAGTAAACAATATTATTTTCGGAAGCGAGTGTTTGTCTTATTCTGTTTGCAGTAGGAGGTTTCTTAGCTTAGCTAAATTAGCCGGTGTGCCCGGAGAAGCAATGTTTAGCGCGGTAGTCGCTAACATTGATGCACACACTCGTAAGTCTATTTTTCTGTAAGCTGTAAATATGTAACTAGTCAACAATGTTCAGTCATGCTACTACCCATACATTTTTACAATACAACAGGTACTAACTAGCTGCTACGAGTACAAACAGTAAATTTCACCTTAGCGCTAGCTTTTTGAGAGCCACCAGGCGCTCGGTCCGCCATCTTTTGTGGAACTAAAATAACATCGATCATCGATTACATGATACAGTTAAATGTTAAACTCCAGGCCACGTAATCAATCTCCGAACCAGTGATGGCGGTACTCTGTTTAGACCTTGGTGGCAATGTTTAAACAAAAAGAAGGTATGTAGCGTTAGAAAAGCGGAAAAAACATAGACAGAACTAAATTTCTTACATCTAGTGCAGGTGTTTTAATATTCTGTCACAGAGTTTGTGCCGTCCTCGGTATATGTCTGCTATACTTTGACAGACCAGTTAAActcttccctttttttgtctaacCAGTTTATTGGATAAGTGTGAAACTGAAATAATCATAATCACGTCATAGAACGCAGTGAGcatctgtttctaaataaattatataaataaatctgcttttttataacaaaacagaGTTATATCATATGTCATAGTTTCAGACTATGTAGCTGTATTGGAAGCTAATGCTGATATGTGCTATAAATAAGTAATGTTACTGATTAAATACagtttaattcagttttataaaaactcccttttaacaggaagaaactttgAGCAGGACCCTGCTAACAAAGGAGACCCATCCTGTTGATAGCTGGCCGGGTAAAGAGGGAGAATTTAggtttataaaaacacagcattaaAAGACAGCTGCCCAtcaacaacagaacacacagctgtaatgGAACTCTTCTACTCTGAACTCTTCTATGAATATGGGTCGGCCTGATTAGTGGTGAGGAGGGGGgaagagaggaggtgggggaacagagatggtggtggtgttgaggaggtgggagaactgctcagtggatcatgtttgtgtcccccggcagtgtaggcctatagcatcaacatttaaatgacaacatgacaacattTAAAGACTAATATGTCAGGAAGtgatacctatcagccctacacacatTGTTTGAGGCTAATAATACGCTTTACTAAACTAAAGAGGAAAACTCTGGTCttagaggtggaggtggtgtctgcctctcaAACCTAGATTGGCAACTGGTTCCATAGAGGTGCCTGATAGATAACTCTcccccattctacttttatgtgTTGCAGGAACTACAAGTAATCCTGCACTCTGTGATCTGACTGTTCTATTGGGAATATATGGGACTATTACATCCTGAAGGTATAATGGAGCCAGGCCGTTAAGAGCCTTATATGTAAGAAGGAGGGTTTGAAAGTCTATTCTGAATTTTGATGAGGGTAAAATAGCCTACAGACTTCTAACCTACGACATTGCTTGTATGATACAATACTTCAcccagcaggtggcgctctCATTCTTTATAGACTCTCCCTCTCTTACCTGTACCACTGTTCACTTTGAATACATGTTAGTTATgtttaattaaatgtaaaatatgcatTCCTGTTAAAGAGCTGACACAGCTTCTAACAAGTCCCAATCCTACATCACGACCCGCAGCCTGCTGTTTGGAATGCATGTTAAACATCCATAGATTATTCCTTGATTCAAGTTTATTCATGTGAACCTCCATCAAGGTTTTTCCAGTCCAGGTGCCGTACGCAGTATGGAGGTATATAATGCATGTGAGACCCGCACCCTCCCAGCGCgtctttaatcttttttttttctttttttttggggggggagagaaaaaacagCACCCTGAGCTCCGTCCCTCCTACCACGCAGAACAAACGCTATATTCATCTGCTTGAGGTTGCAGTTACTGAAAGTCCCTGCAGGAACTCCTGGGTACTTTTCCCCTCCGTTTGAGCTGCTGAGCACAATGCCATTCATAGCACGGAGCGAAAGCAGGCGAAGCTCCGTTCACCCAACAATGTGGAGAACATGCAGTCTTTTTTGCGCATGGACTCTACTGTTCATGACAGAAGTCTGTGCGCAGTCCCAGCGGAGGTACacctttatttactttttttttcttccaaattAATTGAAAAGATTGATGAGGAAGGACCCCAGCAGGAGTTTATAGAGGAATATTCTGCAGTCTGCGCTGCCTCATATGGCGCATTGGCGAGGAATTAAAATCACTGCTAGATCAGAGTCTGCAGTTTGTTAgtaacacatcatcatcatcatcatcaccaccaccgtCATTTGATATTTATAGACAACATTTTTCCCCTCCAGACCAACCTTCACATGTGGCGGAAACATCACAGGGGAGTCTGGAGTTATCGGGAGCCAGGGGTACCCAGGAGTTTACCCTCCAAACACCAAATGTGTGTGGAGGATCACAGTGAGTCCAGTTTcatctttgtgttttgctttcACACCACAGCCTAGAACAATGTGACACTAAACAGCTGTGTAGTGTATGACACTCTCTGCCTAAGAGTATACTCCCAGTTCCATTCTAAAAATACTTAACCACAGCCACAGTTAGCTTTGGGTGATTTTTGCTGACTGGCTCAGTTtaaacactgtactgtaaaaCTGATTGTGTAGTTAGAACATTTATAACCTGGTATATTAGTACAGTGTCAGGTAGATAAAAATATCTCTGACCAATTGTGTGATTTAATATCCATTAATGTACTCTGTAATCTCCCACTCAGGTCCCCGAGGGCAAGGTGGTGGTGTTGTCATTCCGCTTTATTGATCTGGAGAGTGACAACCTTTGCCGCTATGACTACGTGGATGTTTACAGCGGCCATGTCAACGGGCAGAGACTCGGCCGCTTTTGTGGGACGTTTAAGCCAGGAGCCCTGGTTTCCACGGGCAACAAGATGCTCCTGCAGATGGTATCTGATGCCAACACCGCTGGGAGTGGCTTCCTCGCTGTTTTCTCTGCTGCCCACCCGCATGAGAGAGGTGAGAAAAGAAGCTGGCACGCTGTTGTCTTACTCACTCAAAGGTGTTGACCACTTTGTATCACAATgctcagacagaaacagagagaaacactgTTCCGCCTTTGATTATGCATAAAGCTGTGTTtgacacacagtaaaacaaaaaggaaTCATAGTTTTTCTTCTGCTCAGTGAGAGCCGGTGACCTTTGGATGCTTTCATTTGTCTGAGACGAGGCCACGAGTCTAAAGTTCATGTGGACAAAAAGACAGCTGCATCCCAACTCTCGTCACAGCGTGATGTGGAATTTCCCACAGAGAGCATTTCAGCTGAAAGTACAGGTCAGAGGTATCACTTAAGAGTTAAATgagcctcttcctctctgcaagGTCGCAAAGTCCCATCTACTGTTTTTTGTGGAATTTTAATGGCTGGCTGTCTGTACCCAAGGAGCTGACAACTATAATGGACAATGTTTATTAACCAGCCTGCCTGAATGGGAGCAGAAAGCCTGTCAGCATACTGTGACATCTGTACAGCACAACATGGAAACTGTACTTCCTCTTTAGACTTACTTAGTCTGCAAAGAAAACATGGGATTGAATAGATTGACAGCCTAAACAGCTCGTAAAGGTACTGACTTGATGTTAATGGCGTGTTGTATTTTCCAGACCCCTCTGGACTAATGACTGACTTGATTTTTAGGGTCATAATGACAATAGAGGCCACACAAAAGCACTTTGGGGTGAAAAACACAATCACTGTATTGCATCACCATTGTCTTATAATAATATTCAAGCAACAGAAATTATAGTAATCCTGATGTTCTACAGGGGATCAGTACTGTGGAGGCAGACTGGACAAGCCCTCTGGGACTTTTAAAACTCCTAACTGGCCTGAGAAGGACTACCCAGCTGGTGTCACCTGCTCCTGGCACATAGTGGCACCAAAGAATCAGGTGGGCATTTTCATAGTCTGTAAAAGTCAGTGTGCAATATGTGCTTTCTTCAGCTTACAACACTCTGACTAGATGATGGAATCTAACTCATCTAAACTTGTGCTGCTGATCTGCTTGGCGAATCGGCCAGCTTCCTGTTTGCACAATTACTTTAACAGCTAACATTATATATAAGTAACTAAATCCCATAATTTAAcaactgttttctttcattgGAGCCAATATCAGTGGATGAATGAATAAGTAAATATTATTCAGAACTAGAACATTTAAAGCTTCCTGATTGGCTCCTACAGAAATTATAATATGCTCATTATTTGGATGCCCTACATGCCCTTTTTAATGTCTCTTCAGATTATTGAAGTGAAGTTCGAGAAGTTTGATGTGGAACGAGATAACTACTGCCGCTATGACCACGTCTCCATTTTTAATGGTGGAGAAATAAACGATGCAAAGAGGATCGGAAAATACTGCGGAGACAGCCCCCCAGCGTAGGTGCAGAAGACTTCACTGATCCATACAATTATTTTATCTCAGTTTATCACTCAGTCTGCTTCCCTGTGTTATTCTCCAGGCCGGTATTCTCAGAGGGGAATCAGCTCCTGATCCAGTTCCTGTCGGATCTCAGTCTAACCGCAGACGGCTTCATCGGACACTACAAGTTCAGGCCAAAGAAATTCCCCACCACTACAATACCACCCACCACCACTACACAGCCAGTCACCACCAGGCCCATACGTAGGTAGCAGCCTGTGTCCAATAAAAACAATTAGAAGCTTTCTAACATCTGGAATTGTTGACTTTGACTTTGTACTACTGGATTCTCTTCCTAACATGTGGGGTTTATCTAGTTCAATCTGCCTCCAATAACAGATCTGGTTTAATTTAACCAAGTTCTAAGTTAGAGTTCCTTTAAGGAAGACATGATCCAAAtacttaattaaaaaatgaatgatcCATCATTCTTTATACATTGAGGAAAAAGAACATTCTGTCCTGGAGCCTGTAAGTTCCATTAAACACACTGACcaacaaaaccaaacacaacataTGCTATAGCTGGCTCCCATTTCTCTTGTGTAAACTGTAACACTAATAGGCAGTGTGggcacgtgtttgtgtgtgcaatcacacacacacgcattcgCAGCTCATTTTCATACTCAAACTCACATTCccacacactgttgttttttcccTCAGTCAGGCCAGGTTATATTGGCGGCTCCTTGCCATGATGTCATACTGTGACATCGCTCTCTGGTTGGCTTATCTTTCACAACTTTTCCTTCTCCAGTAAGAAAAATATTTAGGCAGCCaccttgtgttttctttaagcCTTCAGTTCCATCCTTTGTGGACTATTTCTAACTAATAAAACAGATGTCTCATTACTTAGCATGTTGTCTTACATGCTGTACATTGTGTAGCTGACAGCCATTCATTTGTGTGTTGCTGAGAATATCCAGTAAATAAACCACAAAGGAAGCAGATGGAGCTATAACCTACATGCTTGCATCACTGGCAGACAAAATTACAGAGTgaattctcttgtgtgtgtgtgtgtgtctgcagctctgaagtACTCCGTCGCCTTGTGCCAGCAGAAATGCAAAAGAAGAGGAACACTTGAAAGCAATTACTGCTCCAGCAATTTTGGTAAGAACATCAGCACTTATTGTAATTAATCAAAAAACTGCATAGAGTAATACATTCCAGCTTTTCTTGTGGTATCCTTGAACGTATCCAGTGATTTTACAGTTTATAGTCATGAACATGTCACTGTCTGTGCCTCTCTGATTTTTCTCTTGCACATCTGAAAGACCTCCCTTGATAGCCTTTTAGGAACTGAAGGATGGTATACAGTAGAGCACAGTTACctccagtgtaaacacacagtcagcccCTGACTGTACTGTAGGTACACTGGCAATAAATGAAGGTGTTGATTCAGGCTGAGCTTCTGTTTGCTGCTCTCTgatgttttcctctctgtgagATGTTTACCGCATGTGTTAGATTGGCATTTCAAAGAGTCCACTTGGATCAGGAACTGAGGAGGGTAAAGAgatgcagggaaaaaaaagttgccTGTTCGATGTGGTGGCAGAATCAATGTGTGATGTTACATCACAGCGTAATGAAGTGGCGAGATGGCAGGTTGAAAATAGTGTCTAATCAACAGTTATTTGTTTAATTATGTGATAAGTGCACTTTGTAGTGTTAAAAGCGGTTTACTGGTTTATGTAACAGTAGCAGCAGATATAAGCACATGGCTAAAGCAGGCAGTCCTCTGGCTACTCTCATCCCTGTCAGGAAATGAAACAGGCCCTATGTGAAGTCCAGACATCTTGGTACCATCAGTGTAAAGAATCCTGTTCATGCTGAATGAACTGCTGGCTGCACTATCACTCACCTGTCACTGCTAAATATCATGTCTGCATGAGTCACAACTACTGTTAGTTTTTTGTTTGCACTTTTGGAGGCCTGGGCAGACTAAACAGGAAAAGACTGAAACAGCACAATGAGCATTTTGTCACATTGTGTGTAGcaggacacagaaaaaaagaaccagGACCAAGAGACAGGTCACTGTTCTAAACCACTCAACTTTAAGGGATTTCTCATGAAGACATTGTACAAAGAAGCAGAGCTGTGCCAGTTAGAGCCTGAGGTTCCAATGTAAATGCTGACTGAGCATGATGCATGCAAAATAAGCTGCGTTTAGAAATGCTTTAATCAAATGCATGAATCAGAGCATACGTTTGCTGCAGACAGTGCAGAGAGCTAATGATGCAGTGAGTCAAGGTTTTCACTGCTGTCAGAGATTTTTGCCCACAGACATGAGCTAAGTTTGCTAACTGCTGTGTGTTAAATAGCTGTTAGCTTAACAATACTACAATCTACTTCTTCCAGCACTTAAATGACTTTTCTAGCATGCTGAGCCTTCATGGTAAGCAagttttaaaatgcatgtttcCCTCCTGTCtgaatttaaatatatattccCACTCAGAGATAGATAGAttgatactttattgatcctgagGGAAATCCAAGAAATCTTATGAAACTTCGAAGAAATCGTATAAAGTGTAGCATCGCAGTGTGCTGTTCACCTCCCTGCTGGGGGTGTGAGTCGGCCCCATGTCGTAAAAAAAAGGTCATAAAAGAAGCCTATCGATATATTATACTGTTAATTCACAATGACATTTTTACACTTAGTCTGCACTTCAAAGACCAGGAAGTGAGATGTAGTAGACACATATTGTTCAGATCTTGCTCAGATTATTAAtgataacaataaaaagacagactTCCTCCACTACAGCTGTTTCCATCTTAAATTTCATGCTGTGCATTCCAGGCTCCATTTGCTGTTAATTCCTCACTttacgcacacactcacagtattATCCTTAATCCACTCATGATGGGAAACAAAGCCCTCCTTTGACTTCAGCCTGCAGCATAACAAACTGTAAACATTGTTAAAGTAAGTCAGTAACATCTTCAAAGTTTCATTGTGTTGTTTGAACCAGACCTGCCAAAGCGGCTGTCAGTGATCTTGCACTTGATATAAAAGTCTGGATCTTGTTTATGAGGAAGTGTTGCCTTGGAAAGGATGTGTTGTTTGACagtacttttgtgtgtttggtgtcaCCCTTTTTGTCTGATAGTGATAACTGGGACTGTTATTACTGCGGTTATTAGAGGAGGAAGCATGTACGCCACGGTCTCTATCATCAATGTGTATAAAGAAGGAAGTCTGGCAATCCAGCAGGCAGGAAAGACCATGAGCACCAAGATTATCATCCTGTGCAAGAAGTGTCCATTTATCAGAAGAGGTGAGTGCACAGCATGACCGTCACATTATGTCCTTCAGagttaattgtttttttatgtaaaaataatgaaaatttAAATTCAGCTCCTGTTGACTGCTTTGAATAACGTATGGCTCTGAgtttgcctcctctgctgtgctgtCAGTTCAACCCAAAGCGTTAGGTGAGCGGCAGAACTCACTGTCCAAACAGTCAATGAAACGCTATGTTTATATGTCTGCATATAAACATATGGTACACAGACCTGCCATACGCAGATTCTCATCTTCGGCCCTCCCTGAATGTCTCTGCCGTTCCGCCACTGCATTCAggtttgttttgtgtgacctTACCAGGCTTGAACTACATCTTCATGGGTCAGGTGGACGAGGATGGTCGTGGGAAAATCGGCCCACAACACTTCGTCTTGGCATTTAAGACAAAGAACCAGAAGGGGCTGAACgttctgaaaaacaaacag
This portion of the Parambassis ranga chromosome 20, fParRan2.1, whole genome shotgun sequence genome encodes:
- the pcolce2b gene encoding procollagen C-endopeptidase enhancer 2b, which codes for MPFIARSESRRSSVHPTMWRTCSLFCAWTLLFMTEVCAQSQRRPTFTCGGNITGESGVIGSQGYPGVYPPNTKCVWRITVPEGKVVVLSFRFIDLESDNLCRYDYVDVYSGHVNGQRLGRFCGTFKPGALVSTGNKMLLQMVSDANTAGSGFLAVFSAAHPHERGDQYCGGRLDKPSGTFKTPNWPEKDYPAGVTCSWHIVAPKNQIIEVKFEKFDVERDNYCRYDHVSIFNGGEINDAKRIGKYCGDSPPAPVFSEGNQLLIQFLSDLSLTADGFIGHYKFRPKKFPTTTIPPTTTTQPVTTRPIPLKYSVALCQQKCKRRGTLESNYCSSNFVITGTVITAVIRGGSMYATVSIINVYKEGSLAIQQAGKTMSTKIIILCKKCPFIRRGLNYIFMGQVDEDGRGKIGPQHFVLAFKTKNQKGLNVLKNKQC